A genomic segment from Streptomyces sp. NBC_01233 encodes:
- a CDS encoding class I adenylate-forming enzyme family protein, translated as MTDTATATELSGSRTLWELITRRAALTPDATVLIEAAEDPAQDRRLTFGELRDRSERVAAGLYDMGVRPGTVVAWQLPTRIETVLLSAALARLGAVQTPVIPFYRDREVGFALRESKAEFFAVPGIWRGFDHPAMARRLGARGVFEAYDDLPDGDPCALPSPPVSGTDVRWIYWTSGTTSDPKGVLHTDRSLIAGGSCLAHALQPTPYDVGSMAFPFAHIAGPDYTVMLLLYGFPAVLFEKFAMPDALDGYRRHGVTVAGGSTAFYSMFLTEQRKNPSAPLIPTLRLLAGGGAPKPPEIYHAVVREMGCQLTHGYGMTEVPMITMGAPDDTPDHLATTEGRPPAGMSIRITAPDGTPLPPNTEGEVRLRGEAVCQGYLNRDQPAEVFDADGYLITGDLGHLTQDGYLVLTGRSKDVIIRKGENISAKEIEDLLHLLPGIADVAVIGLPDPARGERVCAVVEQTPGAAPLTLPRLTAHLRAEGLATHKLPEQLELLESLPRNEALRKILKYKLRERYA; from the coding sequence ATGACGGACACCGCGACCGCGACAGAACTGAGCGGCTCCCGCACCCTGTGGGAACTGATCACCCGCCGGGCCGCACTGACCCCCGACGCCACGGTCCTGATCGAGGCGGCCGAGGACCCGGCGCAGGACCGCCGGCTGACCTTCGGGGAACTGCGCGACCGCTCCGAACGCGTCGCCGCCGGCCTGTACGACATGGGCGTCCGCCCCGGCACGGTCGTCGCCTGGCAGCTCCCCACCCGCATCGAGACCGTGCTGCTCTCCGCGGCCCTCGCCCGGCTCGGCGCCGTCCAGACCCCGGTCATCCCGTTCTACCGCGACCGCGAGGTCGGCTTCGCGCTCCGCGAGTCCAAGGCCGAGTTCTTCGCCGTCCCCGGGATCTGGCGCGGCTTCGACCACCCCGCGATGGCCCGTCGGCTCGGCGCGCGCGGCGTCTTCGAGGCCTACGACGACCTCCCGGACGGCGACCCCTGCGCACTCCCGTCGCCGCCCGTCTCCGGCACGGACGTCCGATGGATCTACTGGACCTCCGGCACCACCTCCGACCCCAAGGGCGTCCTGCACACCGACCGCTCCCTGATCGCGGGCGGCTCCTGCCTCGCGCACGCCCTGCAGCCGACCCCGTACGACGTCGGCTCGATGGCCTTCCCCTTCGCGCACATAGCCGGGCCCGACTACACGGTGATGCTGCTCCTCTACGGCTTCCCGGCCGTCCTCTTCGAGAAGTTCGCGATGCCGGACGCGCTGGACGGCTACCGCCGCCACGGGGTCACGGTGGCCGGCGGATCGACCGCCTTCTACTCCATGTTCCTGACGGAACAGCGCAAGAACCCCTCGGCCCCGCTCATCCCCACCCTCCGCCTCCTCGCGGGCGGCGGCGCCCCGAAGCCGCCGGAGATCTACCACGCCGTCGTCCGCGAAATGGGCTGCCAGCTGACCCACGGCTACGGCATGACCGAGGTCCCGATGATCACCATGGGCGCCCCGGACGACACCCCCGACCACCTGGCGACCACCGAGGGCCGCCCTCCGGCGGGCATGTCCATCCGCATCACCGCCCCGGACGGCACCCCGCTCCCCCCGAACACGGAAGGCGAGGTCCGGCTCCGGGGCGAGGCCGTCTGCCAGGGCTACCTGAACCGGGACCAGCCGGCGGAGGTCTTCGACGCCGACGGCTACCTGATCACCGGCGACCTCGGCCACCTGACCCAGGACGGCTACCTGGTCCTCACCGGCCGCAGCAAGGACGTCATCATCCGCAAGGGCGAGAACATCTCGGCGAAGGAGATCGAGGACCTGCTCCACCTCCTCCCGGGCATCGCCGACGTCGCGGTCATCGGCCTCCCCGACCCGGCCCGCGGCGAACGCGTCTGCGCGGTGGTCGAACAGACCCCGGGCGCCGCTCCCCTGACCCTGCCCCGACTGACGGCCCACCTCCGCGCGGAAGGCCTGGCCACGCACAAGCTCCCCGAACAACTGGAGCTGTTGGAATCCCTCCCGCGCAACGAGGCCCTGCGCAAGATCCTCAAGTACAAACTCCGCGAACGGTACGCCTGA
- a CDS encoding DUF4097 family beta strand repeat-containing protein, producing the protein MPAGRIRLIAADRADTRVEVLPANASKGRDVKAAEQTTVEYGEGVLRITTPEGRNRLLGASGSVEVTVRLPAGSRVEAKAASAEFRGVGRLGDVAFEAAQGTVKLDETAGAQLTLLAGDVSVGRLGGPARVSTQKGDIKVAEAVHGVVELRTQAGDVSVGAARGVCASLDAGTGHGRIHNSLRNSDGATAALTIHATTAYGDITARSI; encoded by the coding sequence ATTCCGGCGGGTCGTATCCGCCTCATCGCCGCGGACCGGGCGGACACCCGGGTCGAGGTGCTGCCGGCGAACGCGTCGAAGGGCCGTGACGTGAAGGCGGCGGAGCAGACCACCGTCGAGTACGGCGAGGGGGTTCTCCGGATCACGACGCCGGAGGGGAGGAACCGGCTCCTCGGGGCTTCCGGGTCGGTCGAGGTGACGGTCCGGCTGCCGGCGGGTTCCCGGGTCGAGGCGAAGGCGGCCAGTGCCGAGTTCCGCGGGGTCGGACGCCTCGGTGACGTCGCGTTCGAGGCGGCGCAGGGCACGGTCAAGCTCGACGAGACCGCCGGTGCGCAGCTGACGCTGTTGGCGGGTGACGTGTCGGTCGGCCGGCTGGGCGGTCCCGCCCGGGTCAGCACGCAGAAGGGCGACATCAAGGTCGCCGAGGCGGTGCACGGTGTGGTCGAGCTGCGGACCCAGGCCGGTGACGTGTCGGTCGGCGCCGCCCGCGGGGTCTGCGCCTCCCTGGACGCCGGTACCGGCCACGGCCGGATCCACAACTCCCTGCGGAACAGCGACGGCGCCACCGCCGCCCTCACCATCCACGCGACCACCGCCTACGGCGACATCACCGCCCGCAGCATCTGA
- a CDS encoding maleylpyruvate isomerase N-terminal domain-containing protein, with translation MNGPAESPDDGHERPGGQARIPGPRGAADDLDPRYAPQPPRMPRPLPEPVPVPEPFPESVPVPPPSHAVLKSLLGAWALAACSAEETQAVEDHLTECAPCAEEALRLRDAVGLLHPEETLDLKPLLRSRVLEDCLGKRPARIPVPVWASPYDTETARLDALLQDFGDSEWHTPVRLKWFEEERRRSQRTTVAGVIGHLMTVDGLIANALGLDDPLGPDAPKGGPTARTEHFWNASAYPATRQVREPWREQGHTLVRTVSFAGRGVAELSVDYGSFALPLGDAFLERAFECWVHAWDIAEAVDYPYEPPSGPHLHGMIDLAARLLPGALAQRRRAGLAAPARGLVAAGAPGRTLHLEIEGAGGGGWDIALDSPGAKPSPERTVAEIALDGIEFCQLAAGHISPQDAAVGQHGDREAIRDVLFAAASLSRL, from the coding sequence ATGAACGGCCCTGCCGAGTCGCCCGACGACGGACACGAGCGTCCCGGCGGCCAGGCGCGGATACCGGGTCCGCGCGGAGCCGCCGACGACCTGGACCCGCGGTACGCGCCGCAGCCGCCGCGCATGCCGAGGCCGCTCCCGGAGCCCGTACCCGTACCCGAACCCTTCCCGGAGTCGGTACCCGTGCCGCCTCCCTCGCACGCCGTACTGAAGTCCCTGCTCGGCGCGTGGGCGCTGGCGGCCTGCTCCGCCGAGGAGACCCAGGCGGTCGAGGACCACCTCACCGAGTGCGCACCCTGCGCGGAGGAGGCGTTGCGGCTGCGCGACGCGGTGGGGCTGCTGCACCCCGAGGAGACCCTCGACCTCAAACCGCTGTTGCGCTCGCGCGTCCTGGAGGACTGTCTGGGCAAGCGGCCGGCGCGCATCCCGGTGCCGGTGTGGGCGAGTCCCTACGACACGGAGACCGCGCGGCTCGACGCGCTGCTCCAGGACTTCGGCGACTCGGAGTGGCACACCCCGGTGCGGCTGAAGTGGTTCGAGGAGGAACGGCGCCGTTCGCAGCGGACCACGGTGGCGGGGGTGATCGGTCACCTGATGACGGTGGACGGGCTGATCGCCAACGCGCTGGGGCTGGACGACCCGTTGGGTCCGGACGCACCGAAGGGCGGTCCGACCGCACGGACGGAGCACTTCTGGAACGCCTCGGCGTACCCGGCGACACGGCAGGTCCGCGAGCCCTGGCGCGAGCAGGGGCACACGCTGGTGCGCACGGTGTCCTTCGCGGGCCGGGGCGTCGCCGAGCTGTCCGTGGACTACGGGAGCTTCGCGCTGCCGCTCGGGGACGCGTTCCTGGAGCGGGCCTTCGAGTGCTGGGTGCACGCGTGGGACATCGCGGAGGCGGTGGACTACCCGTACGAGCCGCCGTCCGGGCCGCACCTGCACGGGATGATCGACTTGGCGGCGCGGCTCCTGCCGGGCGCGCTGGCTCAGCGGCGGCGCGCGGGCCTGGCGGCCCCGGCACGGGGCCTGGTCGCGGCGGGCGCGCCCGGGCGGACCCTGCACCTGGAGATCGAGGGCGCGGGTGGCGGCGGCTGGGACATCGCACTGGACTCGCCGGGGGCGAAGCCGTCACCGGAGCGCACGGTGGCGGAGATCGCCCTGGACGGCATCGAGTTCTGCCAGCTGGCGGCCGGCCACATCTCACCCCAGGACGCGGCCGTGGGCCAGCACGGCGACCGCGAGGCCATCCGCGACGTGTTGTTCGCGGCGGCGTCTCTGAGCCGCCTGTAG
- a CDS encoding sigma-70 family RNA polymerase sigma factor, with amino-acid sequence MPKDVPPRWDRRMQQRLARGEAAALGELYDRFASLVHSLAHRVLGDEKAADRITREVFGYIWENPDAYDPKQGSMRSWVARITQGQAVARLRQAELGRGSREELEQKVRSANAAARADYIVTSMPAPLRAALELAYFKRRDYRQAAADLQISEDEARRRLRLGLQLLSTANTLPQEDTARSGYGTPR; translated from the coding sequence ATGCCGAAGGACGTACCACCGCGCTGGGACCGCCGCATGCAGCAGCGCCTGGCCCGCGGCGAGGCCGCCGCGCTCGGAGAGCTGTACGACCGCTTCGCCTCGCTCGTGCACAGCCTGGCGCACCGGGTGCTCGGCGACGAGAAGGCGGCGGACCGGATCACCCGCGAGGTCTTCGGCTACATCTGGGAGAACCCGGACGCCTACGACCCCAAGCAGGGCTCCATGCGCTCCTGGGTCGCCCGGATCACCCAGGGCCAGGCGGTGGCCCGGCTGCGCCAGGCCGAACTGGGCCGGGGCTCCCGCGAGGAGCTGGAGCAGAAGGTGCGCAGCGCCAACGCGGCCGCCCGCGCGGACTACATCGTCACCTCCATGCCCGCGCCGCTGCGCGCCGCGCTCGAACTCGCGTACTTCAAGCGGCGCGACTACCGACAGGCCGCCGCCGACCTGCAGATCAGCGAGGACGAGGCGCGGCGCCGGCTGCGGCTCGGCCTGCAGCTGCTGTCGACCGCCAACACCCTCCCGCAGGAGGACACCGCCCGGTCCGGATACGGAACGCCCCGATGA
- a CDS encoding EF-hand domain-containing protein — translation MDSAEYERKIAARFATFDQDGSGYIDREDFSAAAKAVLAEFGTTARSDRGQAVFAGAEAFWQGMAGIADVDGDQRVSREEFITGAAKRLRDNPERFAEIARPFLRAVIAVADEDGAGATPQAAARVLRVLGTSPELAPQLAAALDADGDGRISEEEILAAFASYCGVEAPDA, via the coding sequence ATGGACAGCGCAGAATACGAGCGCAAGATCGCCGCCCGATTCGCCACCTTCGACCAGGACGGGTCCGGGTATATCGACCGGGAGGACTTCAGCGCGGCCGCGAAGGCCGTCCTGGCCGAATTCGGTACCACCGCCCGGTCGGACAGGGGCCAGGCCGTCTTCGCGGGCGCCGAGGCCTTCTGGCAGGGGATGGCCGGGATCGCGGACGTCGACGGGGACCAGAGGGTGTCCCGCGAGGAGTTCATCACCGGGGCCGCGAAGCGGCTGCGCGACAACCCGGAGCGGTTCGCGGAGATCGCGCGGCCGTTCCTGCGGGCCGTGATCGCGGTGGCGGACGAGGACGGCGCGGGGGCGACCCCGCAGGCCGCCGCCCGCGTCCTGCGCGTCCTGGGCACCTCGCCCGAACTGGCTCCACAGCTGGCCGCCGCGCTGGACGCCGACGGCGACGGCCGCATCTCGGAGGAGGAGATCCTGGCGGCCTTCGCGTCGTACTGCGGCGTGGAGGCCCCTGACGCGTAG
- the purU gene encoding formyltetrahydrofolate deformylase, giving the protein MSDPHNEAQAQPQYVLTVSCPDKQGIVHAVSSYLFMTGCNIVDSQQFGDRETGLFFMRVHFEAEPAVTVEKLRASFAAIGDSFKMDWQIHRSEERMRIILMVSKFGHCLNDLLFRSSIGALPVEIAAVVSNHTDFAELVGSYDVPFVHIPVTKDTKAAAEAQLLELVRAENVELVVLARYMQVLSDTLCKELSGRIINIHHSFLPSFKGAKPYHQAHARGVKLIGATAHYVTADLDEGPIIEQEVERVGHEVTPDQLVAVGRDVECQALARAVKWHSEHRVLLNGSRTVVFA; this is encoded by the coding sequence ATGAGCGACCCGCACAATGAGGCCCAGGCCCAGCCCCAGTACGTCCTGACCGTGTCCTGCCCCGACAAGCAGGGCATCGTGCACGCCGTGTCGAGCTACCTCTTCATGACCGGCTGCAACATCGTGGACAGCCAGCAGTTCGGAGACCGGGAGACCGGACTCTTCTTCATGCGGGTGCACTTCGAGGCCGAGCCCGCGGTGACCGTCGAGAAGCTGCGCGCCAGCTTCGCCGCGATCGGCGACTCGTTCAAGATGGACTGGCAGATCCACCGCTCCGAGGAGCGCATGCGGATCATCCTCATGGTGTCGAAGTTCGGCCACTGCCTGAACGACCTGCTGTTCCGCTCGAGCATCGGCGCCCTGCCGGTCGAGATCGCGGCCGTGGTCTCCAACCACACCGACTTCGCCGAACTGGTCGGCTCTTACGACGTCCCGTTCGTGCACATCCCGGTGACGAAGGACACGAAGGCGGCGGCGGAGGCGCAGCTGCTGGAGCTCGTGCGCGCGGAGAACGTCGAGCTGGTGGTGCTGGCGCGCTACATGCAGGTGCTGTCGGACACCCTGTGCAAGGAGCTGAGCGGGCGGATCATCAACATCCACCACTCGTTCCTGCCGAGCTTCAAGGGCGCGAAGCCGTACCACCAGGCGCACGCGCGAGGCGTGAAGCTGATCGGCGCGACCGCGCACTACGTGACGGCGGACCTCGACGAGGGGCCGATCATCGAGCAGGAGGTCGAGCGGGTGGGGCACGAGGTGACCCCGGACCAGCTGGTGGCGGTGGGGCGGGACGTGGAGTGCCAGGCGCTCGCGCGCGCGGTGAAGTGGCACAGCGAGCACCGCGTACTCCTGAACGGCTCCCGCACGGTCGTCTTCGCCTGA
- a CDS encoding SCO4402 family protein, translating into MGGMPLNDMPWWRWRSNVRSALHMLSDPAFHKDTWLTGADGYGDITDAVYRLVEDTWLDSWSAEKYVGTIFRDSQEAALVDLAVLRVLRILHQVGPDAPVSAYLEHHAWPEAVRAAREAHVRLAEADGDDPDVRPTSLEVLRILTRAV; encoded by the coding sequence ATGGGTGGCATGCCCCTCAACGACATGCCGTGGTGGCGCTGGCGCAGCAACGTGCGCTCGGCGCTGCACATGCTTTCCGATCCGGCCTTCCACAAGGACACGTGGCTGACCGGCGCCGATGGGTACGGAGACATCACCGACGCCGTGTACCGGCTCGTCGAGGACACCTGGCTCGACAGCTGGTCGGCCGAGAAGTACGTCGGCACGATCTTCCGCGACTCGCAGGAGGCCGCCCTCGTCGACCTCGCGGTGCTGCGGGTGCTCCGCATCCTCCACCAGGTCGGGCCCGACGCCCCGGTCTCCGCCTACCTGGAGCACCACGCGTGGCCCGAGGCGGTCCGCGCCGCACGCGAGGCGCACGTACGGCTGGCCGAGGCGGACGGGGACGACCCGGACGTCCGGCCGACGTCGCTGGAAGTGTTGAGGATCCTCACCCGCGCGGTGTGA
- a CDS encoding ABC transporter substrate-binding protein, with product MTISRRATSLSRTFVATAMGACLVAGCGVLPGGSAGSGETITVMTFAPEATKATNMPGMTGMAKAYERWVNSKGGINGHKLRVLTCNEKNTPTGAANCARKAVAEKAVAVVGSYSQHGRAFMAPLEAEGIPFIGGYGVSSEEFQSPLSYPVNGGQSVLIAGAGHQLGRACDQVALVRPDTIAGDTLPVLLNAGLRANKMADAADIRAAEDSADFGPQAREALSHTSGTGKEKEKEKGCVTAVLGERTETFFDAFRRTDAQRKKPQISSVLGSVSQSLVDRTGGKESPFEGAYLTSWYPVASDPVWTPMRTVVTEFAFGDDNVDPDDSGAQTTWIAYTVLSEIVKRFKEDEDISARMVKRSLNESQPVRTGGLTPDLSWRYQDMRAVAGFPRIVNGQVTFQIVQAGRLVAQPGEQPLDMTPTLVQAPRTA from the coding sequence ATGACCATCTCGCGACGCGCAACATCCCTGTCCCGCACCTTCGTGGCCACGGCGATGGGTGCGTGTCTCGTCGCCGGGTGCGGGGTGCTCCCCGGAGGCTCGGCGGGCTCCGGGGAGACCATCACGGTCATGACGTTCGCCCCGGAAGCCACCAAAGCAACCAACATGCCGGGAATGACCGGCATGGCCAAGGCGTACGAGCGCTGGGTGAATTCCAAGGGCGGGATCAACGGCCACAAACTGCGCGTACTGACCTGCAACGAGAAGAACACGCCCACCGGCGCCGCCAACTGCGCCCGCAAGGCCGTCGCCGAGAAGGCCGTCGCCGTCGTCGGCTCGTACAGCCAGCACGGACGCGCCTTCATGGCCCCGCTGGAGGCGGAGGGCATCCCCTTCATCGGCGGTTACGGGGTCTCCTCCGAGGAGTTCCAGTCCCCGCTCTCCTACCCCGTCAACGGCGGCCAGTCCGTCCTGATCGCCGGCGCCGGCCACCAGCTGGGACGCGCCTGCGACCAGGTCGCGCTGGTCCGCCCCGACACCATCGCGGGCGACACGCTGCCGGTGCTGCTCAACGCCGGACTGCGGGCCAACAAGATGGCCGACGCCGCCGACATCCGGGCCGCCGAGGACTCCGCGGACTTCGGACCGCAGGCCCGGGAGGCCCTCTCCCACACCAGCGGCACCGGCAAGGAGAAGGAGAAGGAGAAGGGCTGCGTCACCGCGGTCCTGGGCGAGCGCACCGAGACCTTCTTCGACGCCTTCCGCCGGACCGACGCCCAGCGCAAGAAGCCGCAGATCTCCTCCGTGCTGGGCAGTGTCAGCCAGTCCCTGGTGGACCGCACGGGCGGCAAGGAGAGCCCCTTCGAGGGCGCGTACCTCACCAGCTGGTACCCGGTGGCCTCCGATCCGGTCTGGACGCCGATGCGGACGGTCGTCACCGAGTTCGCCTTCGGCGACGACAACGTCGACCCCGACGACAGCGGGGCGCAGACCACCTGGATCGCCTACACCGTGCTGAGCGAGATCGTGAAGCGCTTCAAAGAGGACGAGGACATCAGCGCCCGCATGGTCAAGCGGTCGCTGAACGAGTCCCAGCCCGTCAGGACCGGCGGCCTCACCCCGGACCTGAGCTGGCGCTACCAGGACATGCGGGCCGTCGCCGGCTTCCCCCGCATCGTCAACGGCCAGGTCACCTTCCAGATCGTCCAGGCCGGGCGGCTCGTGGCGCAGCCCGGCGAGCAGCCCCTGGACATGACCCCGACCCTGGTCCAGGCCCCCCGCACGGCCTGA
- a CDS encoding transcriptional regulator gives MAARPLVARQPNERLQALIQEAGCSNAGLARRVNMCGAEHGLDLRYDKTSVARWLRGQQPRGRAPGIIAEAIGRKLGRTVTIDEIGMANGKNLASGVGLQFSPTVIGAIEQVCELWRSDVGRRDFLAGSSVAASALVEPSRDWLITGADTQVARSGGSRVGMPDVEAVRATTEALKDLDHRFGSGHVRPVVVHYLNSVVSGLIGGSYREPVGRALFAAVARLTELAGYMAVDTGQPGLAQRYYIQALRLAQAAGDRAYGGYVLAASMSHLAAELGNPREIAQLARAAQEGTRGQVTPRVEAMFYAAEARGHALLGDTRATAVLSARAVSALERAEPESGDDPVWISHFDAAYLADELAHCHRDLGQADAAGKRAEEALRGLPAGKARRRAIGLLLLAAAQVQQREVEQACQTATKAAELLEGLRSNRGAEYLEDFRSRLEPYREEAAVREFGARLEARVA, from the coding sequence ATGGCAGCCAGGCCTCTCGTCGCCCGCCAGCCGAACGAACGGCTGCAGGCGCTCATCCAGGAAGCCGGGTGCTCCAACGCCGGGCTCGCCCGGCGCGTGAACATGTGCGGGGCCGAGCACGGCCTCGATCTCCGCTACGACAAGACCTCCGTGGCCCGGTGGCTGCGCGGCCAGCAGCCGCGCGGCCGGGCGCCCGGAATCATCGCCGAGGCGATCGGGCGCAAGCTCGGCCGGACCGTCACCATCGACGAGATCGGCATGGCCAACGGCAAGAACCTCGCCTCCGGGGTCGGCCTGCAGTTCTCGCCCACCGTCATCGGCGCGATCGAGCAGGTCTGCGAGCTGTGGCGCAGCGACGTCGGCCGCCGCGACTTCCTGGCGGGTTCGAGCGTGGCGGCGTCCGCGCTCGTCGAGCCGAGCCGCGACTGGCTGATCACCGGGGCCGACACCCAGGTGGCCCGCAGCGGCGGCTCGCGGGTCGGCATGCCGGACGTCGAGGCGGTGCGGGCGACCACCGAGGCGCTCAAGGACCTCGACCACCGCTTCGGCAGCGGGCACGTCCGGCCGGTGGTCGTGCACTACCTCAACTCGGTGGTGTCCGGGCTGATCGGCGGCTCGTACCGGGAGCCGGTGGGGCGGGCACTGTTCGCCGCCGTGGCCCGGCTGACGGAGCTGGCGGGCTACATGGCGGTGGACACCGGACAGCCCGGCCTGGCACAGCGGTACTACATCCAGGCGCTACGTCTGGCCCAGGCGGCCGGCGACCGGGCGTACGGGGGGTACGTGCTGGCGGCGTCCATGAGCCACCTCGCCGCCGAGCTGGGCAACCCGCGGGAGATCGCGCAGCTGGCGCGGGCCGCCCAGGAGGGGACGCGGGGACAGGTCACCCCGCGCGTCGAGGCCATGTTCTACGCCGCCGAGGCGCGCGGGCACGCGCTGCTCGGGGACACCCGGGCCACGGCGGTGCTGTCGGCGCGGGCGGTCAGCGCGCTGGAGCGGGCGGAGCCGGAGTCGGGCGACGACCCGGTGTGGATCAGCCACTTCGACGCGGCGTACCTCGCGGACGAGCTGGCGCACTGCCACCGGGACCTGGGCCAGGCGGACGCGGCGGGCAAGCGGGCGGAGGAGGCGCTGCGGGGCCTCCCGGCGGGCAAGGCGCGGCGCCGGGCCATCGGGCTGCTGCTGCTGGCGGCGGCGCAGGTGCAGCAGCGGGAGGTGGAACAGGCCTGCCAGACCGCCACGAAGGCGGCGGAACTGCTGGAGGGGCTCCGGTCGAACCGGGGGGCGGAATACCTGGAGGACTTCCGTTCCCGCCTGGAGCCCTACCGGGAGGAGGCGGCGGTACGGGAGTTCGGCGCGCGGCTCGAAGCCCGGGTCGCCTGA
- a CDS encoding bifunctional DNA primase/polymerase has product MGVEETITVTETAPIPKQRGELLLDHAVRYAEERHWDVFAGTWLEPGDGRELCSCGAADCPAPGAHPAVKDWAAQATGSAVQVRRVWAKHPEASILLPTGRTFDALDVPESAGFLALARLERMQRTLGPVTLTPDHRMLFFVLPGAGVKMADLVRKLGWSPTGIDLIARGEGEYVAAPPTRFGGRGAVQWARRPTPANRWLPDTEELIDALAYACGSEAAADRKRRQPST; this is encoded by the coding sequence ATGGGCGTGGAAGAGACCATCACAGTCACGGAGACCGCACCCATCCCCAAGCAGCGCGGCGAACTGCTGCTGGACCATGCCGTGCGGTACGCGGAAGAACGGCACTGGGACGTCTTCGCCGGCACCTGGCTGGAGCCCGGCGACGGCCGGGAGCTGTGTTCCTGCGGGGCGGCGGACTGCCCCGCGCCCGGCGCACACCCGGCGGTGAAGGACTGGGCGGCGCAGGCCACGGGCAGCGCGGTCCAGGTCCGGCGGGTCTGGGCGAAGCACCCGGAGGCCTCGATCCTGCTGCCGACGGGTCGGACGTTCGACGCGCTGGACGTGCCGGAGTCGGCCGGATTCCTGGCGCTGGCGCGGCTGGAGCGGATGCAGCGCACCCTCGGCCCGGTCACCCTCACGCCCGACCACCGGATGCTGTTCTTCGTCCTGCCGGGCGCCGGCGTCAAGATGGCCGACCTCGTGCGGAAGCTGGGCTGGTCGCCGACCGGCATCGACCTGATCGCCCGCGGCGAGGGCGAGTACGTGGCCGCGCCGCCCACCCGCTTCGGCGGCCGGGGCGCGGTCCAGTGGGCCCGGCGGCCCACTCCGGCGAACCGGTGGCTGCCGGACACGGAGGAGCTGATCGACGCGCTGGCGTACGCGTGCGGGAGCGAGGCCGCGGCGGACCGCAAGCGGCGCCAGCCGTCAACTTGA
- a CDS encoding RNA-guided endonuclease InsQ/TnpB family protein, producing the protein MGVKIVAQVKLLPEAEQAAALRSTLRTVNEAACWVSGVAFEHGVPREYELRKHTYAELKARGLGAQAAQHVIKKTRDAYTTLKANITAGNLGKPGSKRRVKAESKPITFRPQAAQPYDDRCLSWQYDAGTVSIWTTAGRLKSVRFACSPDALKMLREHRKGESDLIERDGVFYLIAVCDIPEAEQYEPDGFIGVDLGIANIATTSTGYRAAGRGLNRHRKRQLDLRRKLQAKGTKSAKRLLKKRSRKEARHTANVNHIVSKTIVTTAERTGSGIALEDLTGIRSRVRLRKDQRTSLHSWSFHQLAAFVEYKAKRAGVSLVYVDPAYTSRQCSECGHIDRRNRADQATFACRSCGALMHADDNASHNIRRKGETVWTAGRESRVPATP; encoded by the coding sequence ATGGGTGTGAAGATCGTGGCGCAGGTGAAGCTGTTGCCGGAGGCCGAGCAGGCCGCCGCGCTGCGCTCCACCCTGCGCACGGTCAACGAGGCCGCGTGCTGGGTGTCCGGTGTGGCGTTCGAGCACGGTGTGCCGCGTGAGTACGAGCTGCGCAAGCACACCTACGCCGAGTTGAAGGCGCGCGGGCTCGGGGCGCAAGCCGCTCAGCACGTCATCAAGAAGACCCGTGACGCCTACACCACGTTGAAGGCGAACATCACGGCCGGGAACCTGGGCAAGCCGGGATCGAAGCGCAGGGTCAAGGCGGAGTCGAAGCCGATCACGTTCCGGCCCCAGGCCGCGCAGCCGTACGACGACCGGTGTTTGAGTTGGCAGTACGACGCCGGAACCGTGTCGATCTGGACGACGGCCGGACGGCTCAAAAGCGTTCGCTTCGCCTGCTCCCCGGACGCGCTCAAGATGCTCCGCGAGCACCGCAAGGGCGAGTCCGACTTGATCGAACGCGACGGCGTGTTCTACCTGATCGCCGTCTGCGACATCCCCGAGGCCGAGCAGTATGAGCCTGACGGGTTCATCGGAGTCGACCTCGGCATCGCCAACATCGCCACCACCTCCACCGGCTACCGGGCCGCCGGTCGCGGCTTGAACCGGCACCGGAAACGACAGCTCGATCTGCGCAGGAAGTTGCAGGCCAAGGGCACCAAGTCCGCGAAGCGCCTCCTCAAGAAGCGCTCCCGCAAGGAAGCCCGGCACACCGCCAACGTCAACCACATCGTCTCCAAGACCATCGTCACCACCGCTGAACGCACCGGCTCCGGTATCGCCCTGGAAGACCTCACGGGCATCCGAAGCCGGGTACGGCTCCGCAAGGACCAGCGGACCTCCCTGCACTCGTGGAGCTTCCACCAGCTCGCCGCCTTCGTTGAGTACAAGGCGAAGCGGGCCGGGGTGTCGCTGGTGTACGTCGATCCGGCGTACACCAGCCGGCAATGCTCCGAGTGCGGCCACATCGACCGGCGCAACCGCGCCGATCAAGCGACGTTCGCGTGCCGGTCCTGCGGGGCCCTCATGCACGCGGACGACAACGCGTCCCACAACATCCGCCGCAAGGGCGAGACCGTGTGGACAGCGGGGCGTGAGTCACGCGTCCCTGCCACCCCATAG